A region from the Variovorax sp. RKNM96 genome encodes:
- a CDS encoding NAD(P)H-dependent oxidoreductase, translating to MAQTRIAVVVGSLRKDSFNQKLALALAHLAPSDFTFEHVRIDDLPLYNQDDDGNQAPAVKRLKSEIAAAQGLLFVTPEYNRSIPGVLKNAIDHASRPYGQSVWGGKPAGVIGISVGAIGTALAQQHLRNILAYLDVPTMGAPEVFLQNKDDLFDDKGHVGNEGSKKFLQGWMDKYVAWVKTHSAA from the coding sequence ATGGCCCAGACCCGGATCGCCGTCGTTGTCGGCAGTCTTCGCAAGGATTCGTTCAACCAGAAGCTCGCGCTCGCGCTGGCCCACCTCGCGCCTTCGGACTTCACCTTCGAGCACGTGCGCATCGACGACCTGCCGCTCTACAACCAGGACGACGACGGCAACCAGGCGCCCGCGGTGAAGCGCCTGAAGAGCGAAATCGCGGCCGCGCAGGGCCTCCTGTTCGTCACGCCCGAATACAACCGTTCGATCCCCGGCGTGCTGAAGAATGCCATCGACCACGCCTCGCGCCCCTACGGCCAGAGCGTCTGGGGCGGCAAGCCGGCCGGCGTGATCGGCATCTCGGTGGGCGCCATCGGCACCGCGCTGGCGCAGCAGCACCTGCGCAACATCCTGGCGTATCTCGACGTGCCCACGATGGGCGCCCCCGAGGTGTTCCTGCAGAACAAGGACGACCTGTTCGACGACAAGGGCCACGTCGGCAACGAAGGCTCGAAGAAATTCCTGCAGGGCTGGATGGACAAGTACGTGGCCTGGGTCAAGACCCATTCGGCTGCCTGA